The following coding sequences lie in one Lolium perenne isolate Kyuss_39 chromosome 2, Kyuss_2.0, whole genome shotgun sequence genomic window:
- the LOC127330341 gene encoding uncharacterized protein, which yields MEDHLASMAARIEPVTKLGWELRKAAEELVPMLWPGEAAPQDISGLISSMEQAPDRFLDWKESATRAGADMALSFVLSWYNEVDLGQLEFRRAGVEDKLPADFKAARLARASTIADFVDKTLFVADPNPPPSDGEYLDDEEAEGVPEDDPAAGSTDAPPA from the coding sequence atggaggaccatctggcgtccatggctgcccgcatcgagcccgtcaccaagctcggctgggagctgcggaaggcggccgaagagctggtgcccatgctgtggcctggggaggcggcgccgcaagacatctccggcctcatctcctcgatggagcaggcgccggaccgcttcctcgactggaaagagtcggccacgcgcgccggtgccgatatggcgctgtccttcgtcctctcctggtacaacgaggtggacctggggcagcttgagttccggcgagccggcgtggaggacaagctcccagccgacttcaaggccgcccgccttgctcgagccagcaccatcgccgacttcgtcgacaagacgctcttcgtcgcggacccgaaccctcctccatccgatggagaatacctggatgatgaggaggcggaaggtgtgcctgaggacgacccggccgccggctccactgatgcccctccggcttag